From the Photobacterium sp. GJ3 genome, one window contains:
- a CDS encoding putative adenosine monophosphate-protein transferase Fic — MRDKYGVQQDPDCYPDSAVLINLLNIEDEDELALAERDFTRVRAEHFEPQFDQFHLTYLKTIHFTLFQDIYPWAGHIRRVDITKGQTRFCHAGNIEREAERLFAALEADAFLCGLNFDTFIQRVAHYYCELNVIHPFREGNGRVQRIFFEILALNAGYEICWEGINLKEWVAANQAGYFGELKPLERLFERITQPMQDTHSPQWASSPG; from the coding sequence ATGCGAGATAAATATGGCGTTCAGCAGGACCCGGACTGCTACCCGGATTCTGCAGTACTGATTAATTTATTAAATATTGAGGATGAAGATGAACTGGCTTTGGCTGAACGTGATTTTACGCGTGTCAGAGCAGAGCATTTTGAACCGCAATTTGACCAATTTCATCTTACTTATCTGAAAACCATTCATTTTACCCTGTTCCAGGACATCTACCCATGGGCCGGGCACATTCGCCGCGTAGACATCACCAAAGGGCAAACGCGTTTCTGCCATGCTGGCAATATCGAACGTGAAGCAGAACGGCTGTTTGCGGCTTTAGAAGCAGATGCTTTTCTGTGTGGGTTGAACTTTGATACATTCATTCAACGGGTTGCGCATTATTATTGTGAATTGAATGTCATTCATCCCTTCAGAGAAGGGAACGGTAGAGTACAACGCATCTTCTTTGAAATTCTGGCCCTGAATGCCGGTTACGAAATCTGCTGGGAAGGGATCAACCTGAAAGAGTGGGTTGCTGCGAATCAAGCCGGCTATTTCGGTGAACTCAAGCCTCTTGAACGGTTATTTGAGAGAATCACTCAGCCGATGCAGGACACACACTCGCCACAATGGGCATCCAGTCCAGGCTGA